Proteins from a genomic interval of Streptococcus sp. D7B5:
- a CDS encoding GNAT family N-acetyltransferase — MELFKTWKKNMVLYGLKSQIGTVYRNSDRTTSFYDVGNFLYLAGELDSRFWEDFVRKYGLDYKIIISEDTNWQDFLHRKVELNSFTRYSFKDKANFQVEFLNGLVTHLEEDYNIVPIDNHIYNCFSEEEWSQDLQGDFESYQDFVLKGGFGFVILKNNELIAGISSGLVYRGAVEVEVATRPNEQGNGFAKKLGATMILESLNRDMFPLWDAHNEASKKVAEFLGYELFEPYEAFELEEGII; from the coding sequence ATGGAACTATTTAAAACATGGAAGAAAAATATGGTTCTTTATGGTCTTAAATCTCAAATCGGAACTGTCTACCGAAACAGTGATAGGACAACAAGCTTTTATGATGTTGGAAATTTTCTATACCTAGCAGGGGAGTTGGATTCCAGATTTTGGGAAGATTTTGTTAGGAAATACGGTTTAGATTATAAGATTATTATTTCAGAAGATACTAATTGGCAAGATTTTCTACATCGGAAAGTGGAGCTAAATTCTTTTACTCGCTATTCTTTTAAAGATAAGGCAAATTTTCAAGTTGAATTTCTAAATGGTCTAGTTACTCACTTAGAGGAAGATTACAATATTGTGCCTATTGATAATCATATTTATAACTGCTTTTCTGAGGAAGAATGGTCACAAGATTTACAGGGGGATTTTGAGTCCTATCAGGATTTTGTTTTAAAGGGTGGATTTGGCTTTGTGATTCTTAAAAATAATGAACTGATTGCTGGGATTTCCTCAGGGTTAGTTTACCGTGGAGCAGTTGAAGTGGAAGTTGCAACTAGACCAAACGAACAAGGAAATGGATTTGCTAAAAAGCTTGGTGCTACAATGATTCTGGAGAGTTTAAATAGAGATATGTTTCCACTTTGGGATGCTCATAACGAGGCTTCCAAAAAAGTAGCAGAATTTTTAGGATATGAGTTATTTGAACCTTATGAAGCTTTTGAACTAGAGGAAGGTATCATATAA
- a CDS encoding putative PEP-binding protein, producing MQNQLALSGEQIVEKVYPQLLHHVGMIRGEYLLRELNQNILLASCQQFVKDYLDTICSLYSDEEVWYRFSELTNTEANCLEGTKEHFDENHPLFGYRGTRRLLACPEEFQAEAHVVTEVYQTNPNLSVIFPFINDAEQLKQAIRVLREHGFTGKVGTMIELPSAYFDLDRILETGISKIVVGMNDLTSFVFATVRNSQWHDMESPIMLDMLRDMQDKARMKKIDFAVAGYLNASFIQKMNQTGIKCIIHYSSIPEIFNLEIDHPDHLKRIKEVSKKLQRSKL from the coding sequence ATGCAAAACCAACTTGCTCTTAGTGGCGAACAAATTGTTGAAAAAGTTTACCCTCAATTATTGCATCATGTTGGTATGATTCGTGGGGAATATTTGTTGAGAGAGCTTAATCAAAACATCCTATTAGCAAGTTGTCAGCAATTTGTAAAAGATTATCTAGATACCATTTGCTCCTTGTACTCAGATGAAGAGGTTTGGTATCGTTTTTCAGAGTTAACAAATACAGAAGCTAATTGTTTAGAGGGGACTAAAGAGCATTTTGATGAAAATCATCCCTTGTTTGGTTATAGAGGAACTAGGCGCTTGCTGGCGTGTCCTGAAGAATTTCAGGCTGAAGCACATGTCGTTACAGAAGTTTATCAAACAAATCCCAATCTGTCTGTTATTTTTCCTTTTATCAATGATGCTGAGCAGTTAAAACAAGCTATTAGAGTATTGCGTGAGCATGGTTTTACTGGAAAAGTCGGCACAATGATTGAGTTACCGTCAGCTTATTTTGACTTGGACAGGATACTGGAAACTGGTATTTCAAAGATTGTAGTTGGAATGAATGATTTGACTTCTTTTGTTTTTGCGACTGTGAGAAATAGTCAATGGCATGATATGGAAAGTCCAATAATGTTAGATATGCTGAGAGATATGCAGGATAAAGCAAGGATGAAAAAGATTGACTTTGCTGTAGCAGGCTATCTGAATGCTTCTTTCATACAAAAAATGAATCAGACGGGTATCAAGTGTATTATCCACTACAGTTCTATTCCAGAGATTTTTAATTTAGAGATTGATCATCCAGACCATCTCAAACGTATAAAAGAAGTAAGTAAAAAATTACAAAGGAGCAAACTATGA
- a CDS encoding ASCH domain-containing protein, with product MTPQEMWNIYKQINPTIGDEIDAWAFGVEADLLADLVLRGEKTATASAYDLYALEDEPLPQEGTFDVILDSQDQAVCIVEITKVSVQPFHQVSADHAYKEGEGDKSLAYWRQVHEDFFTEWMRETGLTFTPDSKVVLEEFRKVYPL from the coding sequence ATGACACCGCAAGAAATGTGGAATATTTACAAGCAAATTAACCCCACGATTGGAGATGAGATAGATGCCTGGGCTTTTGGAGTGGAAGCAGATCTCTTGGCCGACTTGGTTCTAAGAGGCGAAAAGACTGCAACCGCCTCAGCTTACGACCTCTACGCACTAGAAGACGAACCTCTTCCACAAGAAGGGACCTTCGATGTCATTTTAGACAGTCAAGATCAGGCTGTCTGCATTGTCGAAATTACCAAGGTCTCCGTTCAGCCTTTTCATCAAGTTTCTGCCGACCATGCCTATAAGGAAGGGGAAGGTGACAAATCCCTAGCCTATTGGCGTCAGGTTCATGAGGATTTTTTCACCGAGTGGATGAGGGAAACCGGACTGACTTTTACTCCTGACAGCAAGGTTGTTTTAGAAGAATTTCGCAAAGTCTACCCACTCTAG
- a CDS encoding M1 family metallopeptidase, with protein MQAVEHFITQFVPEHYDLFLDLSRETKTFSGKVTITGQAQSDRISLHQKDLEIASVEVAGQARPFTVDHDNEALHIELAEAGQVELVIAFSGKITDNMTGIYPSYYTVDGIKKEVLSTQFESHFAREAFPCVDEPEAKATFDLALRFDQAEGEVALSNMPEIDVENRKETGIWKFETTPRMSSYLLAFVAGDLQGVTAKTKNGTLVGVYSTKAHPLSNLDFSLDIAVRSIEFYEDYYGVKYPIPQSLHIALPDFSAGAMENWGLVTYREVYLVVDENSTFASRQQVALVVAHELAHQWFGNLVTMKWWDDLWLNESFANMMEYVCVDAIEPSWNIFEDFQTGGVPAALKRDATDGVQSVHVEVKHPDEINTLFDGAIVYAKGSRLMHMLRRWLGDADFAKGLHAYFEKHQYSNTIGRDLWNALGQASGRDVAAFMDSWLEQPGYPVLTVKVENDVLKISQKQFFIGEHEDKNRLWVVPLNSNWKGLPDTLETESIEIPGYAALLAENKTALRLNTENTAHYITDYQGDLLDAVLAELETLDNTSKLQIVQERRLLAEAGHISYADLLPVLDKLSKEESYLVVSAVSQVISALERFIDEGTEAEKAFNSLVAKLARHNYDRLGFEAKDGESDEDELVRQLTISMMIRSNDVEASQVASQIFAAHKENLAGLPAAIRAQVLINEMKDHETKDLVATYLDLYTHATDAVFKRQLAGALAYSIDADNIQTLIGSWKDKFVVKPQDLSSWYLQFLGHQATQETVWVWARENWDWIKAALGGDMSFDSFVIFPSHIFKTEQRLAEYKDFFEPQLSDLALSRNIRMGIKDIAARVDLIKREKAAVEKALKASK; from the coding sequence ATGCAAGCAGTAGAACATTTTATTACGCAATTTGTTCCTGAACACTATGATTTATTTTTAGACTTGAGTCGTGAGACCAAGACCTTTTCTGGGAAGGTGACCATCACTGGTCAAGCACAGAGTGACCGTATTTCCCTTCACCAAAAAGACTTGGAAATCGCTTCTGTAGAAGTTGCGGGTCAAGCTCGTCCATTTACAGTTGACCATGACAATGAAGCCCTTCATATCGAATTGGCTGAGGCTGGTCAAGTTGAATTGGTCATTGCTTTTTCAGGAAAAATTACAGACAACATGACAGGGATTTACCCTTCTTACTACACAGTTGATGGTATCAAGAAGGAAGTCTTGTCTACTCAGTTTGAAAGCCATTTTGCGCGTGAAGCCTTCCCATGTGTGGATGAGCCTGAAGCCAAAGCAACTTTTGACCTCGCTCTACGTTTTGACCAAGCAGAAGGTGAAGTGGCCTTGTCAAATATGCCTGAAATCGATGTGGAAAACCGCAAGGAAACAGGCATCTGGAAGTTTGAAACGACACCTCGCATGTCTTCTTACTTGTTGGCTTTTGTCGCTGGTGATTTGCAAGGGGTGACCGCTAAAACTAAAAACGGTACCCTCGTAGGTGTTTACTCAACCAAAGCCCATCCACTATCTAACCTTGATTTCTCATTAGACATCGCCGTTCGCTCAATCGAGTTTTACGAAGATTACTACGGAGTTAAGTATCCAATTCCTCAATCGCTCCACATCGCCCTTCCTGACTTCTCAGCAGGTGCCATGGAAAACTGGGGTCTTGTGACTTACCGTGAAGTTTACTTGGTTGTGGATGAGAACTCAACCTTTGCTAGCCGTCAACAAGTTGCCCTAGTTGTAGCACATGAGTTGGCTCACCAATGGTTTGGAAACCTCGTGACTATGAAATGGTGGGATGACCTTTGGCTTAATGAAAGCTTCGCTAACATGATGGAATACGTCTGTGTGGATGCCATCGAGCCAAGTTGGAATATCTTTGAAGACTTCCAAACAGGTGGTGTTCCAGCTGCGCTTAAACGCGATGCGACGGATGGCGTTCAGTCTGTTCACGTTGAAGTTAAACACCCAGATGAAATCAATACCCTCTTTGATGGCGCTATCGTCTATGCCAAAGGAAGCCGTCTCATGCACATGCTTCGCCGTTGGCTCGGTGATGCGGATTTCGCTAAAGGCTTGCATGCTTACTTTGAAAAACACCAATACAGCAATACCATTGGTCGAGACCTTTGGAATGCTCTCGGACAAGCATCAGGACGTGATGTTGCAGCCTTCATGGATTCTTGGTTGGAACAACCTGGATACCCAGTTCTCACTGTCAAAGTTGAAAATGACGTCTTGAAGATTTCGCAAAAACAATTCTTCATCGGTGAGCATGAAGACAAGAACCGTCTCTGGGTGGTGCCACTCAACAGCAACTGGAAAGGCCTACCAGATACACTTGAAACTGAAAGCATCGAAATCCCTGGCTATGCCGCTCTTCTTGCTGAAAATAAAACAGCTCTTCGTCTTAACACTGAAAATACTGCCCACTACATTACAGACTATCAAGGAGACTTGTTAGATGCCGTTCTTGCTGAGCTAGAGACACTTGATAACACAAGCAAATTACAAATCGTTCAAGAACGCCGTTTGCTTGCTGAAGCGGGTCACATTTCTTATGCTGACTTGCTCCCAGTCCTTGATAAACTTTCTAAGGAAGAGTCTTACCTTGTTGTTTCAGCTGTTTCTCAAGTAATTTCTGCCCTTGAACGCTTTATCGATGAAGGTACAGAAGCTGAGAAAGCCTTTAACAGTCTGGTTGCTAAATTGGCTCGTCATAACTATGACCGTCTTGGCTTTGAAGCCAAAGATGGTGAATCAGATGAAGACGAATTGGTTCGTCAGTTGACCATTTCCATGATGATTCGTTCCAATGATGTAGAAGCTAGTCAAGTCGCTAGTCAAATCTTTGCAGCTCACAAGGAAAATCTTGCAGGACTTCCAGCAGCAATCCGTGCTCAAGTTCTCATCAATGAAATGAAAGACCATGAGACCAAGGACTTGGTCGCAACTTATCTGGACCTATATACTCATGCGACGGATGCGGTCTTTAAACGCCAGTTGGCAGGAGCTCTTGCATATAGTATAGATGCTGACAATATCCAAACCCTGATTGGCTCATGGAAAGATAAATTTGTAGTGAAACCACAAGACCTTTCTTCATGGTACCTCCAATTCCTCGGACACCAAGCTACCCAAGAAACTGTTTGGGTTTGGGCGCGTGAAAACTGGGATTGGATTAAGGCAGCCCTTGGTGGAGATATGAGCTTTGATAGCTTTGTCATCTTCCCATCGCATATCTTTAAAACAGAGCAACGCTTGGCAGAGTACAAGGATTTCTTTGAACCTCAACTCTCTGACCTTGCGCTTAGCCGTAACATTCGTATGGGTATCAAGGATATCGCAGCGCGTGTTGACTTGATTAAGCGTGAAAAAGCAGCAGTAGAAAAGGCTTTGAAAGCAAGTAAGTAA
- a CDS encoding helix-turn-helix transcriptional regulator: MLGKQLKLFREQNGYSQNQIAEYLGTTRQTISNWENDKTIIDSHSLIRLADFYQISLDELCGRKKIPVYKNSKIKSMILANACTLWTCFASTHR, translated from the coding sequence ATGTTAGGAAAACAATTAAAATTATTTAGAGAACAAAATGGCTACAGTCAGAATCAAATAGCAGAATATCTGGGGACGACTCGTCAAACTATCTCAAATTGGGAAAATGATAAAACAATTATAGATAGTCATAGTTTGATTCGCTTAGCTGATTTTTATCAGATCTCTTTAGATGAGTTATGTGGACGAAAAAAGATTCCTGTTTACAAGAATTCAAAGATCAAGTCTATGATTTTAGCTAATGCTTGTACACTTTGGACCTGCTTCGCTTCCACTCATCGCTAA
- a CDS encoding multidrug efflux SMR transporter, with amino-acid sequence MMSYVYLTLAIVSEIAATSLLKLSQGFSKMLFGILALVLYGLCFFFLSLSLKGIQLNLVYAIWSGVGLVGTTVLSILLFHEKVTFASLLGIALVIVGLVILNLSQKVH; translated from the coding sequence ATGATGTCTTACGTTTATTTAACTCTAGCTATTGTATCTGAAATAGCTGCTACAAGTCTGTTAAAACTGTCGCAAGGTTTTTCGAAAATGCTTTTTGGGATTCTTGCTTTAGTTTTGTATGGCTTGTGTTTTTTCTTTCTATCTTTGTCTTTGAAAGGCATACAACTAAATCTAGTCTATGCTATTTGGTCTGGTGTTGGTTTGGTTGGAACAACTGTGCTATCTATTTTGCTTTTTCATGAAAAAGTAACGTTCGCAAGTCTCTTGGGAATTGCTTTAGTTATTGTGGGGCTTGTTATATTAAACCTATCACAAAAGGTTCACTAA
- a CDS encoding SDR family NAD(P)-dependent oxidoreductase yields MGDNYFKNKRVVIIGASGNLGQAYTQAFFQAGAHLFLLGRNMNKLASFSENIASKIPICSVDITNETSIKVAVSEVQKWSDNIDIVINATGFDVRKSLLSHSEEEINQTMTINLIGAILVSKHFLPLLKNQKGATIVHSGGFADGRLAFPYYSVDVASRAGLFSFIESMNRELIQEQKKMHITYFCPNAADTPSEKPYHPVWREMGISISSTNQVTQVLLKGIKSRKRVILMGQGTKIFTTLNLLSPAIADYLLLRRYGRILKKYFG; encoded by the coding sequence ATGGGTGACAATTATTTTAAAAATAAAAGAGTCGTTATTATTGGTGCCAGTGGAAATTTGGGACAAGCCTATACACAAGCTTTTTTTCAAGCAGGTGCTCATTTATTTCTTTTAGGTCGCAATATGAATAAATTAGCCAGTTTTTCTGAGAATATTGCTTCCAAGATTCCGATTTGCTCAGTAGATATAACGAATGAAACTTCTATTAAAGTTGCAGTGTCTGAAGTTCAAAAGTGGTCGGATAATATAGATATTGTTATTAATGCAACGGGATTTGATGTACGAAAATCTTTATTATCTCACTCTGAGGAGGAGATCAATCAAACTATGACGATTAACCTAATAGGGGCTATCCTTGTCAGCAAACATTTTTTACCTTTGTTAAAAAATCAAAAAGGAGCAACCATTGTGCATTCAGGAGGTTTTGCAGATGGTAGGCTGGCCTTCCCCTATTATAGTGTAGATGTGGCGAGCCGCGCCGGACTTTTTTCTTTTATCGAATCAATGAACCGAGAATTAATACAGGAGCAGAAAAAGATGCATATAACTTATTTTTGCCCCAATGCAGCAGACACACCATCAGAAAAGCCTTATCATCCAGTTTGGAGAGAAATGGGGATCTCTATATCAAGTACAAATCAAGTAACCCAAGTTTTACTTAAAGGTATAAAATCTCGTAAAAGAGTGATTTTGATGGGACAAGGTACAAAGATTTTTACAACATTAAACCTTCTATCCCCAGCAATAGCGGATTATCTTTTACTGAGACGATACGGTCGTATTTTAAAAAAATATTTTGGATAA
- the ciaR gene encoding two-component system response regulator CiaR, protein MIKILLVEDDLGLSNSVFDFLDDFADVMQVFDGEEGLYEAESGVYDLILLDLMLPEKNGFQVLKELREKGITTPVLIMTAKESLDDKGHGFELGADDYLTKPFYLEELKMRIQALLKRSGKFNENTLTYGDVVVNLSTNEVKVEDTPVELLGKEFELLVYFLQNQNVILPKTQIFDRLWGFDSDTTISVVEVYVSKVRKKLKGTAFAENLQTLRSVGYILKDVQ, encoded by the coding sequence ATGATTAAGATTTTACTAGTAGAAGACGACTTAGGGTTGTCAAACTCAGTATTTGACTTTTTAGATGATTTTGCAGATGTTATGCAGGTTTTTGATGGAGAAGAAGGTCTCTATGAAGCTGAGAGTGGCGTCTATGATTTGATCTTGCTTGACCTTATGTTGCCTGAAAAAAATGGCTTCCAAGTCTTGAAAGAATTGCGTGAAAAAGGAATCACGACACCAGTCCTTATCATGACCGCTAAGGAAAGTTTGGATGACAAGGGACATGGTTTTGAGTTGGGAGCGGATGACTACCTCACCAAACCTTTCTACCTAGAAGAACTCAAAATGCGGATTCAAGCCCTTCTCAAACGTTCAGGCAAGTTTAATGAAAACACCTTGACCTATGGGGATGTTGTCGTCAATCTTTCAACGAATGAAGTGAAGGTGGAAGACACGCCTGTGGAACTACTCGGAAAAGAGTTTGAATTGTTGGTTTACTTCCTTCAAAATCAAAATGTCATTCTTCCCAAGACACAAATTTTTGACCGTCTATGGGGATTTGATAGCGATACGACGATTTCTGTTGTAGAAGTCTATGTTTCAAAAGTTCGTAAGAAACTGAAGGGTACAGCCTTTGCTGAAAATCTTCAAACCTTGCGTAGTGTCGGGTATATTTTAAAAGATGTTCAATAA
- a CDS encoding HAMP domain-containing sensor histidine kinase, translated as MFNKLKKTWYADDFSYFIRNFGVFTLIFSAMTLIILQVMHSSLYTSVDEKLQALSSSPQAVIQLALNRATEEVKDIQPATADASKAEIKPNVSSNTEVLLFDKDFNQLLLGNRFLGLDKIKLDKKELNHIRQIQVVNSYGQEETYRMILMETNSFSASSNVKYAAVLINTSQLEQISQNHEHLIVVVMASFWLLSLIASVYLARVSVKPLLESMQKQKSFVENASHELRTPLAVLQNRLENLFRKPEATIMESSESIASSLEEVRNMRFLTTNLLNLARRDDGIKPDIAEVSPQFFKTTFANYELIASENDRVFNYENRIYRPFMTDQLLLKQLMTILFDNAIKYTEEDGKIEFVVHATDRHLYLTVTDNGIGISAVDKKKIFDRFYRVDKARTRQKGGFGLGLSLAKQIVDALRGTISVKDNKPRGTIFEVKIAIQSPSKRKNK; from the coding sequence ATGTTCAATAAACTAAAAAAAACATGGTATGCGGATGATTTCAGTTATTTTATTCGAAACTTTGGAGTGTTCACCCTGATCTTCTCAGCGATGACCTTGATTATCCTCCAGGTCATGCACTCGAGTCTCTACACTTCTGTAGATGAAAAACTCCAAGCTCTTAGTAGTAGTCCCCAAGCGGTTATCCAGTTAGCCCTGAATCGGGCAACTGAGGAAGTCAAGGATATTCAACCAGCAACTGCGGATGCCAGCAAGGCTGAAATCAAACCCAATGTCAGCTCCAATACGGAAGTCTTGCTCTTTGACAAGGATTTTAACCAACTCTTACTGGGCAATCGCTTTTTAGGATTGGATAAGATCAAGCTGGACAAGAAAGAGTTGAATCATATTCGCCAAATCCAAGTTGTCAATAGCTACGGTCAGGAAGAAACCTATCGGATGATCTTGATGGAAACTAACTCTTTCTCCGCATCAAGCAATGTCAAATATGCGGCGGTTTTAATCAATACCAGCCAGCTTGAACAAATCAGCCAAAACCACGAGCATTTAATTGTTGTAGTAATGGCTAGTTTCTGGCTCCTGTCTTTAATCGCCAGTGTTTACCTAGCACGTGTCAGTGTCAAACCCTTGCTGGAAAGTATGCAAAAGCAGAAGTCTTTTGTTGAAAATGCCAGTCACGAACTGAGAACACCTTTGGCCGTTTTACAAAATCGTTTAGAGAATCTCTTTCGAAAACCAGAGGCAACAATCATGGAATCCAGCGAAAGTATCGCTTCCAGTCTTGAAGAGGTTCGCAACATGCGTTTCCTCACGACCAATCTTCTCAACCTTGCACGTCGAGATGATGGAATCAAACCAGATATAGCAGAAGTTTCTCCACAATTCTTTAAAACAACCTTTGCCAACTATGAGTTAATTGCTTCTGAAAATGATCGTGTTTTCAACTATGAAAATCGGATTTATCGTCCCTTTATGACCGATCAGTTGCTCTTAAAACAACTCATGACCATCTTATTTGACAATGCCATCAAGTATACCGAAGAAGATGGGAAAATTGAGTTTGTAGTCCATGCTACAGATCGTCACCTTTATCTAACAGTAACGGATAACGGAATTGGAATCTCAGCTGTTGACAAGAAGAAAATCTTTGACCGATTTTACCGTGTAGACAAGGCGAGAACCCGTCAGAAAGGTGGCTTTGGTCTTGGACTATCTTTAGCCAAGCAGATTGTTGATGCTTTGCGAGGAACGATTAGCGTGAAAGATAACAAACCTAGAGGAACAATTTTTGAAGTTAAAATCGCTATTCAATCTCCTTCAAAACGTAAGAATAAATAA
- a CDS encoding DUF3270 domain-containing protein: protein MSARKLEAYEFEQAPESKQTPLYQDYTPEAPVGPNLKEILFFVNIACFCIFMALFSFIFLALKLNTALSFIAAMATSFALLQLQRKIMKRKFSK from the coding sequence ATGTCCGCAAGAAAACTAGAAGCTTATGAGTTTGAACAAGCTCCCGAATCGAAACAAACTCCGCTTTACCAAGATTACACACCAGAAGCCCCAGTCGGCCCTAACCTAAAAGAGATTTTATTTTTTGTAAATATCGCTTGTTTCTGTATTTTTATGGCACTTTTTAGTTTTATCTTTTTAGCCTTAAAATTAAATACAGCTTTATCATTTATCGCTGCTATGGCAACAAGCTTCGCCCTTTTACAACTTCAACGAAAGATAATGAAACGAAAATTTTCAAAATAA
- a CDS encoding ABC transporter permease — translation MYLAIKEILRNKLRYSLILTTIFLIAFMVFFMTSLALGLVRNNRAAIDNWQATGVVLSDYANDNLTASFIPEKDYKEKSSEEAAPLGYMFAVTNLVDGSEKVNVSIFAQNWDSFISPSLTEGRYPEGDDEVVVDQSFENYGMKLGDVIQLNGSDSSYKIVGLTQGNKFFTEPVVFTSLTTYWTLQGTLKANRSISALVLKNDIEVAGDGLKQISIPKMISKIPGYTPQVNVFSGMILAMIVITGLIVGIFVYIITIQKLGLYGIMRAQGIQIKTIVWSLFCQIFLLAGMGIALALLAIGGVILVLPATFFFYPSWIAYSVLSLVISLMALLGGVISLPRLLKVDPITAIAE, via the coding sequence ATGTATCTTGCTATCAAAGAGATATTACGAAACAAACTTCGATATAGTTTGATCTTAACGACCATTTTTCTTATCGCTTTTATGGTCTTTTTTATGACCAGTCTAGCTCTCGGTCTTGTGCGAAACAACCGGGCCGCTATTGATAACTGGCAAGCAACGGGTGTCGTTTTATCCGACTACGCAAATGATAATTTGACGGCATCTTTTATTCCTGAAAAGGACTACAAGGAAAAGAGTTCTGAAGAGGCTGCTCCATTGGGCTATATGTTTGCTGTAACCAATCTAGTCGATGGTAGTGAAAAGGTCAATGTTTCCATCTTTGCTCAAAACTGGGACTCTTTTATCTCTCCTAGTTTGACGGAGGGTCGTTATCCTGAAGGAGATGATGAGGTTGTCGTGGATCAGTCCTTTGAAAACTATGGGATGAAGCTAGGTGATGTCATTCAGCTGAATGGAAGCGATTCAAGTTACAAGATTGTAGGCCTGACTCAAGGAAATAAATTTTTCACAGAGCCTGTTGTCTTTACGAGTCTGACAACTTATTGGACCTTACAAGGAACCTTGAAAGCCAATCGTTCTATCTCTGCCTTGGTATTGAAAAATGACATAGAAGTGGCTGGTGATGGACTGAAACAGATTTCCATTCCAAAAATGATATCAAAAATTCCTGGTTACACACCTCAGGTTAATGTGTTTTCAGGGATGATTCTTGCTATGATTGTCATTACAGGCTTGATTGTGGGTATTTTTGTTTATATCATTACCATCCAAAAACTAGGACTTTATGGAATAATGCGGGCTCAAGGGATACAGATCAAAACCATTGTATGGTCTCTATTCTGTCAAATCTTCCTCCTAGCTGGTATGGGGATTGCTTTAGCCTTGCTGGCAATCGGAGGAGTGATTTTAGTCTTACCAGCTACCTTCTTTTTCTACCCAAGCTGGATAGCTTACTCTGTCCTAAGCTTGGTAATTTCCTTGATGGCCCTTCTAGGTGGTGTCATTTCACTTCCACGCTTGCTAAAGGTGGACCCGATTACTGCGATTGCAGAATGA